Genomic window (Gemmatimonadetes bacterium SCN 70-22):
GTCGTGGGCGCCAGCATCAACATGAACAACGGCGCCCCGGGCGGCGGCGGCCAGGTGCAGATCCGTGGCGCCTCGTCGCTCATCGCCAACTCGCAGCCGCTGTTCGTCGTTGACGGCGTCATCATCTCCAACGCCGTGCGCTCCAACCGAATGGCCGTGGTGACCGGCTCGCTCAACTCGGGCGAGGAGAACGGGACCAACCGCCTGGCCGACATCAACCCCAACGACATCGAGAACATCGAAGTCCTCAAGGGGGCAGCCGCCAGCGCCATCTATGGCTCGATGGCCACCAACGGCGTCGTCGTCATCACCACCAAGCGCGGCTCGGCCACCGCGCCGCGCGTGAACTTCACGCAGCGCGTCGGCACCTTCCAGGCGCAACGCCTCCTCGGCTCGCGCAAGTTCCAGTCGCTCGACCAGCTGACGGCCCTGGGCCTCGGCGCCGAGGCGACCGCCGCCGCCACCGCCGCCTGCAACCCGAAGTGCCCCTACTTCGACTACCAGGGCGAGCTGTACGGCCAGACCGATCCGTCGTTCGAGAGCGTTGTCTCGCTCACCGGGGGCATCAATAACACGCGCTACTTCTTCTCGGGGATGGATAAGCAGGAAGCGGGCGTCATCAACAACACCGGGTCCCGCCGCCAGTCGCTGCGCGCCAACCTCGACCAGGCCCTCGGGAGCAAGGTCACCGTCAGCCTGGGTGCCAACCTGTTGCGCTCGTTCTCGCAGCGCGGCATCTCCAACAACGACAACGCGCTGTCGTCGCCCATCTATTCCTTCGGCTACACCCCGGCCGTCGTCGACCTGCGCCAGAAGGACGCCGCGGGCCGCTATGTGCTGAACCCGTTCCCGGCGACCAAGAGCACGTCGAACCCGTTCCAGACGATGGACCTCCTCCTCAACAACGAGGACGTCTATCGCCAGATCTTCTCCAGCCGCATCAACTACGCGGCGATGTCGACGGCGACCAACAACGTCAACTTCTCGCTGCAGGCCGGAGCCGACCGCTTCTCGAACGAGAACTACCTCTACGCCCCGTCCGAGCTGCAGTTCCAGCGCGCGGGGACGGTGCAGGGCGGGCAGTTCCCCGGCACCATCATCCAGGGGAACGGCACCAACCTGTTCACCAACGTCACCGCCTCGGGGACGTGGAACAACAGCACCTTCTCGTGGATGAACGCCACCACCTCGGCGGGCGTGCAGTACGAGAGCCGCGGCAGCAACGACTACAACCTCATCGGGCGCGGCCTGGGCCCGGCGCAGAAGAACGCGGCCGGCGCGGCCAATACCTCGGTGTCGCATAGCCAGACGCTCATCCTCAACCAGGCGTTCTTCGCCCAGGAAGAGCTCCTGATGTTCAACGAGCGCCTGTACCTCTCGGGCGCCGTGCGCGGTGAGCGTTCGAGCGTCAACGCCGATCGCGACCAGGTCTATTATTTCCCGCGCATCAGCGGGTCGTACCGCTTCCTGGCGCCCGTCAAGGGCGTCACCGAGGTCAAGGTCCGCGCCGCCTACGGCGAGTCGGGGAACCAGCCCAACTTCGGCGAGCGCGACCTCACGTTCGCCAGCTACGGCCTCATCGAGGGCGCTGCGGGCTACGGCATTCCGGGGACCATCGGGAACGTCAGCGTGAAGCCCGAGCGCCTCAAGGAGATCGAGTACGGCGTCGACGCCGGCTTCCTGGGCGACCGCGTCCGCCTCGAGGCGACGTACTACGACCGCAGCATCGTCGACCTCCTCGTCCGTCCCACCCTGGCCCCCTCGTCGGGGATCACCACGACGACGGTCAACGGCGGCGAGATGAAGGCGACGGGCGTCGAGCTCGGCGTGACGACGGTGCCGATGCAGACGAGCAACTTCCAGTGGACCTCGCGCGCCACCTGGTACCAGAACAAGGCCGAGATCACGTCGTTCCCCGAAGGGGTGAAGCCGTTCCGCGACAACACCGCCGCGCGTGGCTTCGGTAACGCCTACGGGCAGCTCTTCTACACCCCCGGACACACCGTCTCCACCATTTGGGGGAACGGGCTCGTGAACGGCGTGCAGACCACGCAGGTCCCGCTCGCCGATGCCAACCCGCGTTACGTGATGTCGTTCTCCAACGACTTCAACTACAAGCGGTTCAACGTCAACATGCTCATCGACTACCGCCACGGCGGGACGCTGTCGAACATGACGAAGAACCTCTTCGACGAGGGCGGCAACTCGTGGGACTACGACGATCCGTCGCCCGAAGCCGGCGTGCCGCTGGGTGAGTGGCGTTACAACACGTGGAATGGCGGACGCAACACCGCCATCTACCTGGAGGACGGCTCGTACACCAAGATCCGCGAGATCAACGTCTCGTACGACCTGCCGCAGAGCTGGTGGTCGGTGGTGCCGGGAGCCCGCTCGGGGCGCTTCAGCCTCTCCGCGCGCAACCTCTTCATCATCTCGGGCTACAACGGCTTCGACCCCGAAGTGAACAACGGCGGTGCCTACGTCGTGCGCTTCGTCGACCTCGCCCCGTTCCCGCCCACCCGCTCGTTCTTCTTCTCGGTCGACCTCGGCTTCTAACCGACGATGACCCGATACCCCAAGACTTCAGCGAGCACTCGCTCGATGGGAGACCGTATGCGCATGAGGTCCGTCGCGCTCCTCGGAGCGCTCGCGTTTGGGCTCGCCGGCTGCAGCGCCGACAAGCTCAACGTGCCCAACTACAACTCGCCCACCACCGAGGCGATGGCCAAGGATCCGAACGGGATCCAGCTCCTCGCCACCGGTATCCTGGTAAGTGAACGCAATCAACTGGCCGGGTTCAACCGCGACGTCGGCATCTTCGGCCGCGAGGTGTACAACTACTTCACCACCGACGGTCGTACCGTCCAGAACTACCTGGTCGGCCTCGCCAACCCGCAGCGCCTCGATCCGGGTGGTTTCGCCAACGGGCTGTGGAACGGGCGCTTCCAGAACATGAAGAACGCCCTGAGCCTCATGGAGGCCGCCAATGCGTCGACGCTCAGCGCCGCGCAGAAGGCGGCGGTGGCGGGCTTCGCCAAGACCTGGTACGCGCTCGACGTGCTGTACCTCATCCAGACCCGTGACAGCATCGGCGTCCCGGTCGAGATCCCGAGCACCCCGAGCACGCCGGCACCGTTCGTCTCGCGTGATTCGGCGTACAAGTTCGCCATCGCCATGCTCGACGACGCGAAGTCGAACCTGCAGGCCGGTGGGACGGCGTTCCCCTTCACACTCCACTCGGGGTTGGCCGGCTTCGACACGCCGGGCGGCTTCCTCAAGTTCAACCGCGCCTTGGCCGGCAAGGCGCTGGTGATCCGTGGATCGTTGGGGTGCGGCAATGCATGCTACACGGCCGCCATCACCGCCTTCAATGAATCGTTCCTGTCGACGACGGCCACCATGGCGTCGCTCAACACGGGCGTGTACCACTTGTACTCCACGGCCACCGGTGACGCCACCAACGCCAACTCGTTCGCGCAGCAGAGCTACGTCTACGCGCACAAGCAGGCGGTGACCGTCGCGCAGAAGCAGCCCGACGGCGTGACGCTCGACGACCGCGTGGTGCGCAAGCTCGTCAAGCTCGGCACGCCGGTGTCGCCGCCGGGGAACCAGAACATCCCGGCCGAGTACCGCTTCGACATCTACCCGTCGCCGAGCTCGCCGGCCCCGATCATCCGCAACGAGGAGCTCCTCCTCCTGCGGGCCGAGGCCAACTGGGCGCTGGGGAACACCGGCGCGGCGCTCGCCGATCTCAACATCGTCCGCACCACGTCGGGCAAGCTCGCTCCGCTGGCCGCGCTCCCCACTGGAGCGGCGGGGCTCGACGCCATCATGTACGAGAAGCACCTGTCGCTCCTCTTCGAGGGGACGCGTTGGGTCGATATGCGTCGCTGGGGGCGCCTCAACCAGCTCCCGATCGACACCCAGGGGATGTTCGTCGCCAAGGTCATGCCGATCCCGCAGGCGGAGTGCGATGCGCGCCGCCCGATCGGTGCCCCCGCGTCGGTCCTCCCGCGCGGCTGCGAGGGGAACCTCTAGTCGCATGACCGGCAGTCGCGTTCCTTCGGGAACGCGACCGTCGGTCGACCGATAACTGGCGGCCGGTCCCTTCGGGGGCCGGCCGCTCGGCTTTCCGCGTGAAACGGGGGGCAGTGCCCGTCGTAGATATTTCATCATGCGCCTTTCCACGCTCCCGTCCACGCGTCGTACCTACTGGCACGACAGTCGAGCCCCCCGCTACTCGCTCACCTTCGCTCTCCCGCTCCTCGTCCTGTACGAGTTGCTGGCGGCCGCGCTGTCGCACGAGGGGAGCGGCGTGCGCAACGGCGCCGACGTCCTCCTCAAGTCCGCCTTCGAGCGCGTGCTGGGTGCCCAGGGGCAGCTCGTCTTCGGCGTCCTCCTCCTCGGCACGATGCTCACGCTCATCGTGCGCGACCGACGACGGGTGCGCGACGGGCTGAACGCCGGAACCTTCGTCCTGATGCTGGCCGAGTCGACGCTCCTCGCCGCCGTGTTCGGCACGGTCGTCGGGCTCATCACCGCGCAGGTGGTGGGGACGCTGGGCGGTGGAGGGATGGGGCTCAGCGCGGGGACGTCGCTCGGCGGGGCCGGCTGGCCCACCGCGCTCATGATATCGTTAGGCGCCGGGCTGTACGAGGAGCTCCTGTTCCGGGTCATCCTCGTCTCGGTCCTCCTCTGGGGAGCGAAGCGCATCTTCGGGTGGGGGCCGGTGGCGTCGGCGCTCTTCGCCACCATCGCCGGCGCGCTCGTCTTCTCCGCCTTCCACTATGTCGGGCCCTACGGCGACCAGCTGCAGCTCGCGTCCTTCGTCTTCCGCGCCCTGGCCGGCGTGGCGTTCAGTGCCCTGTACATCGTGCGGGGCTTCGGCATCACGGCGTGGACCCATGCCCTGTACGACGTGATGCTCCTGGTGGCGCGGGGCTAGGCGTCAACGGCGGCGGCGCCGCGCGGCCGGCATGGCGTGTGGGCACGCCCCGGGCGGATTGCGTCGGGCGTGGCGGAGGGCGAGGTTCCGGTGGGTCCGCCGCAACGCGGCGGTGCGCTCCCCCTCGTCGAGAGTCGCCATGCACCTGGACACCATCGCCGTCCACGCCGGCCGCGCGCCCGATCCCGTCACCGGCGCCGTCGCCGAGCCGTTGCACCTGACGACAACCTTCCAGCGCCCCCCCGACGGCTCGTCCACGCACGGCTACGTCTATTCGCGCGAGAAGGCCCCGAACCGGACCGCGCTCGAGGCCGCCATCAGCGCCCTGGACGGGGGAGCGGATGCCGCCGCCTTCGCCTCGGGGCAGGCCGCCGTCGCCGCCGTCTTCCAGTCCCTGGCCCCCGGCGACCATGTCATCTGCCCGGGGGCGGTCTACCACGGCACCCGCAAGCTCCTCGGGGAAGTCTTCGCGCGATGGGGGCTGGAGTACACCGTCGTCGACGCGACCAACCTCGATGCCGTGCGCGCCGCCCTGCGCCCGCGCACCGCGCTCGTCTGGATCGAGACCCCGTCCAACCCGACGCTCGCCGTCACCGACATCGCCGGCGTCGCCAGCATCGCCCGGGCGGCGGGAGCGCGCCTGGTCGTGGACAACACCTGGGCCACCGCGGTGGGGCAGCGGGCCATCCCCCTGGGGGCCGACCTCGTGATGTACTCCACCACCAAGTACTACGGCGGCCACTCCGACTCGCTCAGCGGCGCGCTCGTGACCGCCCAGCGCGACGACTTCTGGGAGCGCATCCGGCAGGTGCAATCCTCGGTGGGCGCCGTCCTTGCCCCGTTCGACTGCTGGCTGGTCCATCGGGGCATCGCCTCGCTCCCGTGCCGCTTCCGCCAGCACAGCGAGAGCGCCACCGCCATCGCCGAGTTCCTCGCCGCGCATCCGCGCGTCGAGGTCACGCACTTCCCGGGGCTGCCCTCGCACCCCGGTCATGCCATCGCCGCCCGCCAGATGACGCTCTATGGTGGCATGGTCTCCATGCAGGTCGTCGGCGGGGCCGCGGAGGCGCTCGCCGCGGCCGCGCGCCTCCGCCTCTTCACCTACGCCACGTCGTTAGGCGGCGTGGAGAGCCTCGTCGAGCACCGCAAGTCCATCGAGGGGCCGGACTCTCCCACCCCCGACAACCTCCTCCGCCTCAGCGTCGGACTCGAGGACCCGGCCGACCTCATCGAGGACCTGCGCCAGGCTCTCCAGTAGCGATCGCCCGCGACCCGTCCCTCGTCTCCCGCTCTCGCATGTCCACTGACGGCAAGTCCCAGTTCGTCTATGGCCTCGGCGCCATCGGTCTCGGCATCTTCCTCGGCCTCGTCTTCGTCTCCGGCGCCCTCAGGGACATCCGCCGAGGCAACGAGGAGGTCACGGTCACCGGTTCCGCCAAGCGCGCCATTCGCTCCGACTTCATCGTCTGGCGCGTCAGCGTCAGCGTGCAGTCGCCCTCGCTCACGTCGGCGTCGGAGCAGCTGACGCGCGGCACCGCGCGCCTCCAGGAGTTCCTGCGGCGAGAGGGGGTCCCCGATTCGCTGGTCACCGTCAAGCCCGCCGAGGCGTTCGGGATTCCCGAGACGCTCGCCAACGGCCGCGAGACGGGACGCATCATCGCCACCCGCCTATCGCAATCGTTCGAGGTGCGCTCGCACGAGGTCGACGCGATCACGCGCGTGTCACAGCGCGCCACCGCCCTGATCGCCGAGGGCATCCCGCTGCAGCCGTCGGCACCGGAATACCTCTACACCAAGCTCTCCGAGATCCGCACCCTCCTGCTCGAGGAAGCCACCCGGGATGCGCGGCAGCGCGCCGAGGCCATCGCCAAGAGCACCGGGGCCGAGGTCGGCGCCGTGCGCGACGCGCGCATGGGAGTCTTCCAGATCACCCCCCGCTACTCCACCGAGGTCAGTGACTACGGCATCAGCGACGTGAGCGCGGTCGAGAAGGACGTGACGGCGGTGGTCCGGGCGACCTTCCAGCTCAGGTAACCCGCGCGCTCCGTGACACGCGCGCCAACCGCGACGACTCCGACCCAACGCATGACGCGTCAATTCCTCTCCTTGGCGTGGTCGGCGCTTGCCTGGCTGCCACCCCTGGCGCTCGCCAACGCCTCCGCCGGCGCCTCCGCCATCGCGCAGCCCCCCACGTCCGCGGGCGCACGCGCCGCCCAGCCGCCCACGAACGACTACCTCGTCTACACCGTCGCCGAGTCGGCCGACCAGTTGGCGCTCGTCCGCTTCGGTCCCGGCGGGATCCGGGTCGAGCGCGAGCACAAGGTCGGGATGATGCCCACCGAGATCAACGGCCCGCACGGGGTGGCGGCGTCTCCCGACGGAAAGTCCTACTACGTGAGCATCGGTCACGGGACCCCGTATGGGACGTTCTGGAAGTACCGCGCCACCGATGGCGAGGTGCTGGGGCGCACGACCCTCGGCCTCTTTCCGGCCACCATTCAGCTGACCCCCGACGGCGCACTCGCCTTCGTCGCCAAT
Coding sequences:
- a CDS encoding cystathionine gamma-synthase, yielding MHLDTIAVHAGRAPDPVTGAVAEPLHLTTTFQRPPDGSSTHGYVYSREKAPNRTALEAAISALDGGADAAAFASGQAAVAAVFQSLAPGDHVICPGAVYHGTRKLLGEVFARWGLEYTVVDATNLDAVRAALRPRTALVWIETPSNPTLAVTDIAGVASIARAAGARLVVDNTWATAVGQRAIPLGADLVMYSTTKYYGGHSDSLSGALVTAQRDDFWERIRQVQSSVGAVLAPFDCWLVHRGIASLPCRFRQHSESATAIAEFLAAHPRVEVTHFPGLPSHPGHAIAARQMTLYGGMVSMQVVGGAAEALAAAARLRLFTYATSLGGVESLVEHRKSIEGPDSPTPDNLLRLSVGLEDPADLIEDLRQALQ